A region of uncultured Draconibacterium sp. DNA encodes the following proteins:
- a CDS encoding carboxypeptidase-like regulatory domain-containing protein, producing MKKVLIAALLVISVLAVNAKEDDNKSKSTDTESEATMVVSGSIADELSGESLVGVEVKLEGTDRKAYTDFDGNFSFEGVKPGEYKVVTTYISYEKKSEVVNVDANKNDIKIKLQSSN from the coding sequence ATGAAGAAGGTACTAATTGCAGCATTACTGGTTATTTCAGTTTTAGCAGTAAATGCGAAAGAAGACGATAATAAATCGAAAAGTACTGATACCGAGAGCGAGGCAACAATGGTAGTTTCAGGTTCTATTGCCGACGAATTATCAGGGGAGTCGCTTGTAGGTGTTGAAGTAAAATTGGAAGGAACCGATAGGAAAGCTTACACCGATTTTGATGGAAATTTCTCGTTCGAAGGTGTAAAGCCGGGAGAATACAAAGTCGTTACAACTTACATTTCTTACGAGAAAAAATCGGAAGTTGTAAATGTAGATGCGAACAAAAACGAT
- a CDS encoding toxin-antitoxin system YwqK family antitoxin: protein MKKLLVLVGFLALITTASKAQKIEEIDGIYYKNSKKYTGTYQGYYDDNTLQSEVKVKNGEKHGKATIYFKNGHVNEIRSYKHNQMHGKWVMYNEHGIKVSVARYKNGKKHGKWIIWNDYGNLLYELEYDNGEKTGVWKKYDEKGNLISERNY, encoded by the coding sequence ATGAAAAAATTATTGGTTTTAGTTGGATTTTTGGCTTTGATAACCACTGCATCGAAAGCACAAAAAATTGAAGAAATCGACGGAATTTATTACAAGAATTCCAAAAAGTATACCGGTACCTACCAGGGCTATTACGACGATAATACGCTGCAAAGCGAGGTGAAGGTAAAGAATGGTGAAAAACACGGAAAAGCAACCATTTACTTTAAAAACGGGCATGTTAACGAAATACGATCGTACAAACACAACCAGATGCACGGCAAATGGGTGATGTATAACGAGCACGGAATTAAGGTGTCGGTTGCACGTTACAAAAACGGCAAAAAACATGGTAAATGGATTATTTGGAACGACTACGGAAATTTATTGTATGAACTGGAATATGATAATGGCGAAAAAACCGGGGTCTGGAAGAAATACGACGAGAAGGGAAACCTGATAAGCGAACGAAATTACTAG